TACAGGTAGTCTACGAAGTAGCCCGGATTCTCGGCGTTCCCGGCGAACAGGTCGTAGTGCAGCGGAACGACGGTCTCGAAGCCGCTGGTGGCCGCGAACTCTGCCGCTTCCCGGTAATTCATATTGCCGACAATGTGGCGGCGGTTCCGGTAATAGTCGCGGCCGTTGATCGGCAAGAGCGCCAGATCGATGGTCCGGCTGCCCATCTCTTCAACCAGCTCAGGGAACAGCACGGTGTCTCCGGCATGATACAGCGTCACCCCGTTCAGCTCCAGAATGTAGCCGACATACTTGGGGTTGCCCTGTTCATCACGCTCCAGCTCTTCATGCGCCGCTGCCACCGGATATACCTTCAGCCCGTGCGCAGGCTCTGCCGCCTGGCCGGGCAGGGCAGCCGCCAGTCGCTCCTTGCCGATTCCCAGCTCCTGCAGCCGCTCCAGGCAGACGGCCGGAGCCATGAACTGCGCACCCGGATTCAGTCC
This region of Paenibacillus sp. FSL K6-1096 genomic DNA includes:
- a CDS encoding MBL fold metallo-hydrolase; this translates as MPFAGQELIEEVRATKVPYGCVAVWFLGQASVIVKGAEVTVYIDPYVSPNPDRTFPPPVGPGEINNMEVCLITHDHSDHLDEEALPVLAGLNPGAQFMAPAVCLERLQELGIGKERLAAALPGQAAEPAHGLKVYPVAAAHEELERDEQGNPKYVGYILELNGVTLYHAGDTVLFPELVEEMGSRTIDLALLPINGRDYYRNRRHIVGNMNYREAAEFAATSGFETVVPLHYDLFAGNAENPGYFVDYLYRHFPEQKFHMMARAERFVYVSPQAFKS